Genomic DNA from Nicotiana tabacum cultivar K326 chromosome 21, ASM71507v2, whole genome shotgun sequence:
agaaaagagagcgaaaatataaagaaagtcggaattgggcctcttcttcaatttcaagctataggcccaaaaaatggcccaatcttccctacgacccagtccatttcgaactgggtcgacccagtccattaacccaacaccccttcttcatttttgtccaacacaaaacaaaaccaaaaaaaataaaaaataaaaaaaagtgaattatcactattaatagttttattttttgtttttttatatatataaaaaaatccgaaaatattttattttatttattatttttattttaaaaaatatatatatatttattttagtttatatatatatatatatatatatatatatatatatatatagtaatttcggaaatgattttaaaaaaataaaaaataaaaaaataaaaaaatgtaaaagaatgtagaaaatttaaaaaaaagtaaaaagttttaaaaaatttaaaagtaaaagaaggttggaattaaaaaataaatataaagatatctgaaaatttaaaaaatttaaagtaattgaaagtagcatttttaaaagaaaaagaaaagatggtggtttattttttaaagaaaagttaaataaagtgagattctcttttaaaaaaataaaaagtgggattttaaataagataaagtaattaaagttggaattttaaaaataaaagtaaataaaggtgggatttctttttctaaaaaaataaaagcaatttgtaagtgggatttcttttaattaaaaaataataaaataataaaaaacaaatctgaaaatttcgaaaattttgctataaatagaagagaaaatttaggaagaagggtggaaaaaaagaaaggaaaaactagatagagagaagaaaaaaaaagggggcggagtgagaagtatacacccgatatacattctgtataCATTGAATATACAGGGGCAAAATTCATTTTggtgagttttgaagttgaaaaaaaatagttactgctttattgcctcgcttaagatctgaaatagtcataaccttcctgccttttacttcttcactatacttggagtcgtttatagtctcctgggttttctgctattcctactgtactggtttgcgatgttgctgaatctgctgttgctgtgttattactgctgctgacttctccttcttttgttcttgtactgctgtttccaggtacacatttgtacaatctcggcttgaagcaaaaaatgaaatattaatcaggctttgttcctgttgaattcctcctgtttagatttgtggttgaatataatttttctttcttcgtataaagatgtagttgaatgattaatgaataatgaggttgcatatgtatactttcttcatctaataatgttattttaaattacggagaataattaatctgtttttgatattatggtcaatctcatgttctagtattattgaataacagaatataaaatgaaagcagtttttctttgtacaaactcgatcgcaattttccattcgcattagccgtaaactaataactaataagttacgtttttcagcatgtaaataattaagagattttcttttagtttagagacgaacttaatagaaaatatagtcattgtaggtttatcctgtaaaaataaaaatgagacgagcctcgccaaataaaacgtatagattgcggggccctcacaaaatgtatggtttaattagaattcggaaggaccgtttagcgaatttcacggtcttccccaaaataataacgcgatagtctctttaggcgcatgtttaatattttactttcttaagcctgggtgtacATTTCATCCGACCcggatccaaatcccaaaacatcaaataaaacgtgttccggattgtgggtgcatttcatgtaacgcagtccaaagacgtgttttaagcgatgttcatatttcttttaaaaaacaataataataaagcggttaaaagataaaatttgcacataagttcatatttgtataaaatcagacaatcaagtcgaatataacagttgagcgaccgtgctagaaccacggaactcgggaatgcctaacaccttctcccgggttaacagaattccttatccggatttctggtacgcagactgtaatatggagtcattcttttcctcgattcgggattaaaattggtgacttgggacaccctaaatctcccaagtggcgactctgaaataaataaaccaatcccgtctcgattgtcctttaattggaaaaactcccttgcaccctcgcgggtgcggaaaaaggaggtgcgacaaagAGATTATATCCTTATACAAAGAGAGCTTGCTATTTATAGGAAAAGATGAGTAGCTTTTGTCATGTTCCACTTTTGCGAATGTGAAATCCATGTTTGCATAGtgacctttcgtgcattaacactcacaatatggcacgacatcaccctcgtgcattaacactcacaaacgtcacgacatcacccttcgtgcattaacactctcccttaccatataacaatgaacaagtaacaacagggagatagaataacaagtacaagccttatcTCAATactggttccacaataccaatctcaactgtgaaatcaatactcaattatcaccaaaaaCCCATAAACACGacaagaacgatcaatttaacaaataactagtctaagcatgcaTAACATGATCAAAATAAGCAATAATTGCAAGGAACAGGTCTCACCCGCATGTTTTAACCCGACAATAACACATAAgtagtactcgtcacctcacatatacgttgtacccaacatctaaacatgtagaaAATAGACAGGGAAgtcttattccctcaagtcaaggttaaccacgacacttacctcgctccaaaggatcaattcaaagctcaatcatggctttgcctttcaaacaagcctccgaaccaaaagaatctagcaaattaccaaccaaatgattcaaattaagctttaggaactacccacgattgcaaagaatTCAATATAGGTCATTATTAAtataaagtcaacaaaagtcaactctcgggccCGCCTGGTCCAAAttcgaaattcggaccaaaacccgattacccattcagcCCTGAGCCCGGCTATGCAATTTTTTTGGAAgcctacctcaaattgaggtctaaatcatcattttacaaaaattcctaattctacccaaatccccaattgtcaccatgaaaacacaagatttttggttgaaatcttaggaaatgtagtgaaagattgaaagaaactagtttagaatcacttaccaatgatttggagaagaagaattCTTTGAAAAATCTCCTCTAGGGtttctaagtttgaaaatttgatagaatgaacaaaaatcccgtctaactcccattttgatcagttgcagatgtcgcatttgcggccTGGGGTTCACAAATAAATGCGAAgaaatcatcgcaaatgcgaaaccctTCCCATCTCTgcttccatcgcaaatgcgaactggacctggtcgcaaatgcgacccattgATCGCAAATGAGAAGTAACTCCCTCCCCCTCTCCCAGTCTCAATCGCAAAAGCGAAGACCTAGTCGCAATTGCGCATTTGGgtctttcgcaaatgcgaagaatatgatcgcaaatgcgaacctgacaAGTATATTTCCATATCGTAAATGCGAGGCCAGACcccgcaattgcgaggtctgagaCCTGCATCAGAAACTGAAGAACACCAACAatgtttctaagtccaaattcactctgtagcctatccgaaactcacccgagccctcgggactatAAATCAACTaagcacacaagtctaaaaacatcatacgaagttgctcgcgcgatcaaatcgccaaaataacacctagaactttagcatcaaatcaaaggaaattttcaagaaaacctatgaacttctaatttctcaaccgGACGTTCAAATCACGTCGAACCAACTTTGTTCcttaccaaatttgacagacaagtcataaatatagtattggaaCTATACCGGATTTCataactaaaatacggacccgatatcaataaagtcaaatattggtcaaacatttcaaggACATTAAGCTTTTAAACTTCAAATTTCGACAAAGTctgataactcgggctagggactttcgaattcgattccggacacacgcccaagtaccaaatcacgatacggacctaccgggactgtTAAAACATAAAttcggatccgtttgctcaaaaagttgaccgaagtcaactcaaatggatttttaggcaaaaatttcatattttctcagtttttaacataaaagcttttcgaaaaaacACTTAGgttgcgcacacaaatcgagaaggGTTAAGGCCTCAAAGCGTAGAATTAGGTTcaaaaacataagatgacctatcaggtcatcacaccTGCATATATAATACTATCTTCATGATTCTTGTTAATTAATATAGATATTATTTTATAAGGGATAATTATAAAACACGAATACATTAATATATTTCTCATAAACATCTAAAATGACCAAtgaaagccttatatatatatatatatatatatatatatatatatatatttataatagaTGCATATGTATTTTGTTTCCTCCTCCCTTTAcctcttaattaattattttttaaggcCATGCAAACGCCAAACATTACAATTTTAAGAAAGAGCGGATAGAGTACTAAACAAAGGTGGTTCTTAATTTTGGTGTGATAATAAAATTTATACATAGTATTTTTttaaccaaacaacccctaataGTGCGCATAAGAACTTGTTTCCTCCTATTGTTGAAGCATATTCACAAGTGATAAATCAGATTAACGCAGACTTTAAAACTACACTATATCTACATTTGTTAAATGATTGCAGGTTTCTCGCCGTGAGTTGCCCACTTACCCTTCCCTGCAACATGTTTTCAGGGAGGCAAATAAATTAGCGGATGTGCTGGCTTACTATGAAAAATCAAGAAGAATATTTTGTTTGGAACGAAGATTTTCTTTTGGGGTTTTCCACCTTTACATATATTTTAATATCTGAAAGTCTATCATtctcctatatattttaaatctatGTACAATATGGAGCGAAATTTGATAGAAACTGCAAGTCTAGAAACACATTTTATTCCAAGTACTACCTACTTAGTTTTTAACAATCAAACCAAATAGCACGGAGTAATGGGCGCGTGGAACTCACGTTTTAACTATATTTTGTATTCTAATTACTTCACTTTGATTGTATTTGAACTTAATTGCTAGTATTTTATACTAATTACGTGTATTATACTTTGTCGGAAGTGATTTCGCGtaaggagcgattttggagctaaGCTGGATGATTGGGAGCTTTAAAGTTTAAGTAAAAGCTCAAGGGATTAAACCGCGATCGCATTGGATGGTTGATGACCAAGTCAGGAtgtcaaaatttgagaaaaatacactacCACGCCACGGGACGCTCGAGCAAAATTCATGTAGAGTGAAAAAAATTAGCTCTTTGAAAAATCACACGCTAGTATAAAATAGTGCCTAACTTTTTTCACTTCGGCTAAGAGAGGGTAGTTTCGTCCGGCCCCgttcctacttggtataaatacactgAAACACGTTTTTAAAGGGACTTTTGGACTTAAACAATTGAGAGATAATTGGAGGCTTCAAGGCACAAGGTTTCATCATCTTTCGACCAATTCAATATGGAAGTTTGGATTGCAACGTTGGATtggttttttcttattctttaactCTAATGTTGATgactttctccatatctatggagtagtttaccttagggtttgacatgatttgatGACTTGGTTGTTGTTTATGGATATGACTAttgtttgaatttgttggagGAGCTATAATACTAGCTGTGATTTTACTCTTTATAttgcttaatcgaaagaggaataatATATTGAATAGTATTGCAGTGTATGACTTAGTTTATTTTGGTAATTCTTTGAAGTAATCGAGAGAGATTTTTGAGTTGCCGTTTAAATTAAGATTGAAAAGTATTCACGAGAAGTTTCTCTTAGACCATTCCTACCAACGAACTTCTTGCGAGTTTCACTGCTCTTCACattaatttatttgaaagatttatgttTATTCGAGAGAGGAATCTAAATCGGAAGTATAAGATAATCACCTATTGAATTTGTGAGAATCAATAGAACTTTAAGAGTGAAATTTAATAGTGTCAAATCTAAGATAGCAGTCTTGCACCTATCATGTCAAAACCCTTATTCTTtatattataattaataataataaatttctATACTTTCTAGTTCTCTTTGATCAATTATTAATTTCTTTAATTTTAGTTAGTTAATTGCAGTTCATAATCATCCCAAATCAAAGTGTTGAACATCCTAAATAGCATTAACccagaaattatttgaattatcTAAATCCATTTTTATGTTTCAAGACTTCGATTAGCTCCGTTTAGCatttctcgatttgtgtgcgcggTCTGCGTCTTATTTCGGGaagtctttatgtgaaaatttgaagaaagtgtgactttttgccttaaaaataatttaagttgCTACGATCAACAATTTATGTGaatggacccggatcagtattttgacgatcCTGCTGGGTCCATATCATAATtcaggacttgggcgtataccctaAATTAAATCcagaagtccctaacttgatttaacgtgatttgttggaaactagtaatttgaaggtttaaaagaaTTCCGAAGTTTAACCATATGGGATTTCAGTTCTGGACTTGGTATAGGTTCGTTTTTTTCATAtaagacttgtctgcaaaatttagtgCAAAACGGAGATGATTTGGATGTTCGATtgtgaatttggaagttcttgaattttcatgcattttgatgtccaaTTCGTTATTCTaggtgtgattttggtgttttaatcacgtgagcaagtttgtatgatgttattataaTTGGGTacatgattggtttggagcccgagggactcgggtgagttttaggcGTGTTTCGGATGAGCATGGTTGAGGTTGGAATAGTTGGTGCACTTCTGTTGCTGGTTTTctgctgcagatctcgcattGGCTCGTAATTGCGAGCCTCGCTTTTACGAATAAATGTTTGCATTTGCTACCATAGGATTTTACTgggaacctcgcatttgcgaggaagatattcgcaattgcgaactatcAGAGATCGAATTTGCCACTCAGTGTGTGCTTGAGTTATCTTCGTATTTGCAAAGGAAAggtccgcatttgcgaaaatattgggagttcgcatttgcgagctaaaTGTTGCAATTGTGACATCTGGGGCCACTGTGACACggttcacatttgcgaccctTGTCTCACCTTTGCggtgttcacaattgcgaacatgaCTTCGCAATTACGAcacctgcagctgggtaaaagagggaaaaaactggagttagctcattttacaccatttctcaaccctaaacactatAGAGACGATTTTCCAAGAGACTTTTCTTCCCAagttcattggtaagtgactttaatctatttcttttcaattacccattacatttcatgagatttcaacttcaaatatttgatttccatggtagaaattagggatttgggtagagttgaGGGTTTTTGTTAAATTGCGATTTAGATCTCGAATTGAGgccggatttcgaaacaaatcacattaTTGGGCTCgaggtgaatgagtaatcggatttttgtccaaattcgggttttgaccaaacgagcccgaggttgacttttaaaaaatgatcaaaattgaacctctttcatttgtgggtaatttctaaagcttattttgtatCATTTGGTCAATAATTTGCTAGATAGTAttagtttggaggcttgttcaaaagacAAGGTCGTGGTTGATTGATTGCTTGAGTTACAGAGTGAGGacagtgttgggtctaaccttgatttaagggaattaggaacctgAACTACatattatgtgaattatgtgggaaAGGCGTATATGTGCGGTGAAGAGTGTATATGCGCCACTATGATACTTGCTTCCATGTTTTTGTTACTTTAttatatatcttatttcataccttaattgctacttgctttATCGATTTCTTTGCCaaaattgttatttgtcattttgCTATTCTTGTATTAAACTCTCCATTCCTTCCATGATTTCATgcttatttgctaattgctttaCTTGTATATCTAAATTGTCATATGTCCTTCTTGCCTCAtagttttgtagtatttgatgtctTCTATATGTGATGTGGTTTCACTGGTTTATAATTGATAGATATCGATGAGTTGGTAAGGTTGAGTCATTCGAGTTGTTAGAGATTCTTTGATTATTATGTGATTCTACATTGCCTCATACATTTACTCTTTTGACGTAGAAATTCTTGCAAATTTTGATTGTTGAATTGCTATAGTTGATTAAAAATACTTggggagcgagttgcacgccacaacgaaaaTTGAAAGATAATGAATTGAAATAGTAGAATAAGGATAGATTATAATATTGATAAATGGTAAAGTGGGGTCGGATTTTACGCAGCAAAGGATGGTATATGTGGTACTTGACATTAACACATgacgatatggtgggatcgggctgcgtgccgcaatGGATTGTGTATGTTGTACTTGTTATTGTTGAGTTGGTCTCGACATTTTTATATGAGATTATGAAACTTATTATTCTGGGCTTTCTGATAGTGAGGTTGGAGTTCATTTTCATGAGTTAATTGCTTTACTTCCATTTCCAATTTCTTTTCctgttatttttttttgttttattattattactgcgtacatgttattgtaagtgatccgcttagcctcgtcactacttcatcgaggttaggctcgacacttatacAGTACATaaggtcggttatactcatactatactatgcacttcttgtgcagatactggagTTGGTCCCGACATCATTCAGTGAGGTTCCCCGGATCTAGCTTCTGGCGGAGACTTGAGATATAGTTGCACGGCattcgcagccctgaagtccccttctatgtCACCATTACTGTTTATTTTGATTAGAATAGTTATATTTTATTCAGACTATTATCTATAGTattctagatgctcatgtattcgtgactccaGTTTCTAGGTTATATTTGGATTACGTCGTTCAGTAGCCTATCACATTATTTCAGATTATATAGTtgttattgttataatgtgattgaaattgttaaaaactAGCTAATAAATATAGCTAACATTGACTttcctagaaagtgaaatgttaagcGCCATCGCGATCTGAGGTTAAAATTGTGGGTCGTGACAGAATAGCATTTAACCCAAAAATCACTTAACATTATTTAAATCTAGTTTTTGTAGGAGATAGTAATTAAaatatactatctttggctagcgagcatcaaatccttgttgtgttttgcgctcgccCCCTTCCCccttcacacacacacatatacacacacactatgAATTTAACTTATGTATAGGTGTAGCTAGGGCTGTTCATGGATCAGGTCGGATTAGATTTAGcacatttcaaatttcaaattctacaaaaTGCAAttcgaatccgatccgaattaataTCGAAtcagattttaaagtttggatcggataaATATGTCCGATTTTCGGATCAGATCATACGTATTATTAAGGCTATTGCTAATCTAATCGGCTAATGCATCTACCTTATCTGCTTCTTTTGTATTATGTGCTAATACAAATATCTTGTTGCTTTTCATCCCTTTTATCAGTATTGCATCTCTAAGAAAATATTTCTCTAGAGGTTCGAGTTGTTATGCCTCTAAGTTGCAAAACTCAtacttatattttctttgtagaaGAGGCAATATAgcaagaaaaattcatgtttctGCAATTATGAGAGATCTATGATGCCAATGTAGCAAAATGTAgcattgtaaaggtaataacttggaggaagatgtaAAGGAAATACTGACTATCCGAAATTAAAGTTTAGTATTTATGCATGCCCTAATAATTTCAGATTTCGGATTGGGTTAAAATTaatataccaatccgaatccaATCCGGGATATCTGAAATTTTAATAAAGATAATCCGAAATCCAATCCAAATATTTGAAATTCGAAATTGAGTGGATCGGTTCGGATTTTAaatatccgatccaaatgcacCTCCCTAGTTGTAGCAGATAATATATAGTATCTTttaagtatatattttttttccaatACCTTTTATGTGAGATcatttgtaattattttttagATGACTTGGTAGTGTAAAAATTTAGTTTACACTTATAATATATGAAAATTAAAATCTATAAAAATACATATGTTAGTTCAAAATTTAGATTAAAGCAGTTAACTTCATTACTTCCTTACTTGGAGATATTTTCGTACATTTGGTGGTTAGCTAACTCTGACAACCGACAATTTAATTAGTTGCCAACAACTATTAAATATAACTTTCCTTGAAAGAATATAGTACCTAATAAATCTGATAATCTGAAAGATATTAAAGGAATTTCAAAAGGGAATCTATCAATATTACACAGTTATTGTAATTATTGCACGGTTAGACTTGCGGTATTAGTCATTGTCTAAACGAATAATTGCACGGATAAGTAATTTAACTATAGATTCTGTAGTAtttataaatagagtcaaaccCCTCTTGTGTTTAAGAGGTTATTGGTTTCATCTTTTTCAGGGCATTAGTACTAATCTCTGTTGCTTTTAAACAGATTTAGTTGTACTTATATCTCAGTCTTCAGGTAATTATATCTCAATCTGAATACAAAGATcatatattaaattaaaatatgttTTAATCTTCTACACTTTCTAATTTCAACATGTTACTCTTTTTATTGCAGGAAATTAAAGGAGAGGTACATATATATAGGAAGAATTCTGCCGCTGTGATGGTAAGTTAATTTCTACGAATTATTCATGTCACTAAATGaaattacttgatttatttccttaaccCTTTAATGTTATTTAGTTGAAACACaaggatttttttaaaaaaactaagcATATATTGTACATTCCTCGTATGaacaatttaataagtaattcttaGATGGGgaaagttttattattttatgagcAGAAAGAAACGTGTGGATTACTAATTTATTAATCCGCACAAGAAAACAAGCATAGTTAATGTACGTTTCATGAGTTCAAAGGATGAGTTGTAATAAGACTAATTCTTTTCTTTTGAGAATAGATATACATTATCcaattcttctccttttcctttttttttttgaaatttttgtctATGTTTTACCGGCTTTTAATTTTGGGGGAATCTAACTTCTCGATcctattcctttttttttatgtttCCTCCGATTATTTACTGGCTTTAAATTAATTGAATTTTAACTAACGATTTAATATGTGTTTTGTGGTATTTAGTTCTATTTAActctaataattaattaaaataacatTCCAAACAATTTATCATTGACTACTAAgtaggtgtttggacataaaagctgttatttttgaaagaaagaaaaaagaggagaagtatttagagttaagttgaaaaataatattttaattttaaatttttgtttggacatacattttccttgaaaaaatattgcggtgggaaaaaaattctgaaaaaatttGGTTTTGAAAAACTCAAcacatttttttcaaaaaaaaaaatcgaaaaaaaggaaaaaaaattgtaTTGACAAATGGGACATAAGTATAAGTTAATGACATTGTCCCACTTCAGCAGAACCTACGTAAGAATAGTTAACCACGACAAATTCTCTATCCCTACAAGAATGGAGCGATcgagaatttaaaagagaaaattacGGCAAGATGAATTGTTTATTATTATGATAGGTGAGAAGTAGAAATGTAGCAATATACCTAAGTGAGGCATCTTAGTTGATTCCGGTAGACGTGAACCTTTCTTCTACATGACCTAATTAATTTGATAACCGTCTATTTTCATTGTACGAAAATGACCCTTCTTAAACATTTTAACATCCAAAAATCAACAGCTCCATCATCCCTCTCTTAAAGACTTTTCATATTACTAaggttaattattaaatattatttttaatactACTAATAATTTACGTAAACATAATTATGACATACTTTATTACACAATCATGCCACACAACTTAAGCTCTATCTGTTTTAACTTCTTTGTAATTTTCACATTCTCTTAACAAACTTTCCACCAAAACGACGAAAACAGTTGCTCGCTTTGTTTTAAGCTTTTACCTAGTCCCCTCTTCTCTACCCCCACAGGATTAGCTGACGGCGACGTCAGAAATTCCGTTACTCAACTAAACGATTCCCGATCTCATTTAACGGCTGTTAAAAACTCAGGACCACAGAAATGACAGCACTACTCATCAGCCAATAATAAGAACCACAATCCGACGAAATTTGCTCTCATCCTCACCCTCTTTTTctgtttctctatctctcttcTCTGCAAAAGAAGGTCTGCTCAGTGAGTACTTTAATTTAAGGGAAAGGAAATTTCTGAAATTCTTGTTCAGAGCTTCTGTTATAGAATTGAAGATAAAgatatttcattatttttgtgTACGATCGAGGAGGGTCAGCGAGCTCAAATACTAATAATTGAGTTCGAAATTTAATATTTAGCTAATTCGCATATATAGAATCTAGGCTATTGTTATTGAATAAAGCCTACATCTATATATGGTATATAAGTGAGAAGAATTGATGGGAAGGTATTTGAGGAAGTGCAAGGGAATTGGAAAGGTGCCAATTATGGAGGTGTCAGATGATGTAGATTTGGACGTGCCGACTACGACGACGAAAAAAAGGAAGATATCAAGTGATGGAGATGTGAAGCTCATATCTCCTGCTCTACTTCGCTGCCGAAGTCACACCGGAGTCGGAGATACGCCGGCCGGAAATTTGGTTTCTCCGTCGGGTTCGGTCAATTTAAAGGAGAATGATGATGATTCTAACTTAGATCACGATTTAGCGTCTTGTTGTTCAAGGAATGGATCAACGGAGGTAACAAAGAGCAACGCGAAATCCCTAGATCTGAATGTACGACGCTTCTGAGTATAACTTACTTAGAATTCAATTTTCTCCTATATGGATATATATGTgtgaatatatatagtatatataagtGTATTTTGCATTTAAAATCAGGATATGTTGAATATATGTGAAACTTGAATTTTGAATCTTCTGTAATGCAGGAGAACAATGTGGTAGCGTCTGCAGAAAGGTAAATAGTGTTATTATTAAATTTGttttttccaattcaaaattcaaaaaaaaaaaatactgtaATTTATTTCAACATTTATACGATTACCGGTATTTAATTTAAAACGTACTTTTTGCAGTAAAGAGGCGAAATTATCAAGCGAGCGTGAACGAACGCCGGAGAAAATGCCGTCTGAAAAAGAGATTGAAGATTTTTTTGCAGTTCGCCAGAAAGCTATATTTAAACGATTTAGAGAAAAGTACATTTCCCTCTCTCTTTTCTggccttttgttt
This window encodes:
- the LOC107825520 gene encoding uncharacterized protein LOC107825520, with translation MGRYLRKCKGIGKVPIMEVSDDVDLDVPTTTTKKRKISSDGDVKLISPALLRCRSHTGVGDTPAGNLVSPSGSVNLKENDDDSNLDHDLASCCSRNGSTEVTKSNAKSLDLNENNVVASAESKEAKLSSERERTPEKMPSEKEIEDFFAVRQKAIFKRFREKYNFDFEKEEPLEGRYEWVRIGS